From the Deinococcus aestuarii genome, the window GAGCGCGACCTGCACCCGGGCGAGGCTGGGGTCGTGGACCGTGCGAACGGTGCCGGGGTGCCGCGGGGTGGGGAGGGAAGCGGGGCCGGGGCGGGGTCCGGCGGGCCAGCCCCCCAGCTCCTCCTGCGCCCAGCCCAGCACCCGGGCTGGGTCGAAGGCGCCCACCACCGTGAGGGTCACCCGCCCGGCCCCGTAGCGTTCGCGGTGGTTGCGGGCGAGCGCCTCGCGGGTCAGGCCGCCCACCGTCCGGGGCGTGCCCAGGACGAGGTGGCCGAGGGGGTGGGTGCCCCAGTAGTCGGCGTGCAGCTCGTCCACGGCGCGCACGGCGGGCTGCTCGGCGTACATGGCGATCTCCTCGAGGATCACACCGCGCTCGGGCTCGATGTCGTCCGGGCGCAGGGCCGGGCGCATGAGTTCGGTCAGGGTGTCTAGCAGCTCGCCCTCCTGCTCGGGCAGGGTCGCCGCGTGGTAGACGGTCGCCTCCTCGCTCGTGAAGGCGTTCGCGTTGCCCCCGAGGTCGTCGAGGCGCCCGTTGAGGTCGGCGGCGCTCATGCGCTCCGAGCCCTTGAACATCAGGTGTTCGAGGAAGTGCGAGGCGCCCAGCTCCTGGGGGCGTTCGTCGCGCGAGCCCGTCGCCACGAAGTACCCGGCGGCGACGGTCTGGGCCCCCGGGTCGGGCTCCAGCAGCAGGGTCAGACCATTTTCCAGCGTGTGGGTCAGCGTTTCCCGGAGGATCGGAGGGGAGGACGTCATAGGCGGGGCTCCTGGGGGCCGAGGGATACGACGGTGGCGGCCTCGGCGGGGCGGTACCCGGCGAGAAAGGCGTTCACCCCACTCAACGTGAGGGCGGCGAGCTGCGTTCTCAGTTCGGTCACGCTCCTCACCCGCCCGAAGACGGCCACGTCGCGGGTGAGGCTGGTCGCCCGGGCGCGGGCGCTCTCGGCCCCGAAGACGACGCTGGCGGTCAGGCCCGCCCGGGCTCGGCCGAACTCAGCCTCCGTCAGCCCCTCCGGGAGCCGGGCGAGTTCGGCGAGCAGGACCTCCAGCGTCTCGGGGGCGCGCGCCGGGGTGCTGCCCGCGTACGCCGCGAGAAAGCCCTGCCCGCCCAGCACGACCGGCGAGGCGCTGACGCTGTAGGCCAGGCCGCGTTCCTCGCGCACGGCTTGGAAGAGGCGGCTCGCGCTTCCGCCCGACAGCGCGGTCAGGGCCACCTGCCACGCCAGCCAGTGCGGGTCACGCGGGGCGACGCCGGGGGCGGTCACGCTCAGGTGGGTCTGCTCGGCGTCCGCGTCGGGCAGGTGGGCGCTGACCCCGGAGCGGAAGCGGGCAGATACGCCCCCGTCGTCCCCCGGGCGCCACCCGGCGAAGGTCCGCTCCACGAGCGCGCGCACCTCCCCCGGCTCGGCGTCCGCCACGAGGCCGAGCACGCTGCCCCGGGTGCCGTAACGCCCCAGGAAGGCGCGCAGGCCCGCCGCGCCGAGCTTCGCCAGCCCCTGGGGCGTGCCGCTCGCCGGGTGGGCGAAGCCCGCGAAAGGCGACTCCGGCGGGCGGGGAAAGGCCACCCGCCGCGCCTCCACCGCGAGGCGGTCGGGCGGGCTGTCCTCCAGCCCCTCCAGGTCCTGCCGGGCGAGGTCCACGAGGACGGGCAGCTCGTCCTCCGGCAGTTCGGGCCGCAGCAGGAGGTCGGCGGTGAGGGAGAGGGCGCCGGGCAGGTCGGCGGCCAGGCCGCTCATCCCGACCCGCGTCGCCTCGGGGCCGACCCCGCCGCCGCGCCGCACGCCGAGGTCGTCGAGCGCGTCCTGAAGGGCGCGGGCATCCCGGCCCCCCGCCCCCTTGTACAGCCACTCCTCCAGCACGCCCGCCGAGCCCTCGCGACCCACGGGGTCATGGGCGCTGCCGACGGGAAGGCGCAGGTCGAAGGCGAAGCCCGGCCCCCGGCGGCGCTCGAACGCGACCCTCAGCCCGCCCTCCAGGGTCCACACGTGCGCCCCAGGCGCGGTCACAGTCGTCACCGGGGGAGTCTAGCGCCCACCCGGCGGAAGACCGGGAGCGAGGTCACGGGGCGAGGCGTTCCTCTCCCATCCGCAGTTCGGGGGGCGGCGGCGCGTGCAGGGTCAGCCGCTCCCCTGTCAGCGGATGGATGAAGCTCAGCCGCTCCGCGTGCAGGAGGTAGCCCCCGTCCCCGGGCAGGCCCGGCAAGTCGGGGAGCACACCCCCGCCCGGCCCGTACAGGGGATCGCCGACCAGGGGGTGACCGACCGAGGCGAGGTGAATGCGAATCTGGTGGGGGCGCCCCGTGTGGATGTCCACCTCGAAGAGGGTTGCCCCCTCCCGCCGTTCGAGAACCCGGGCGTCGCTGCGGGAAGGCTTGCCCGCCGGGCTCGCCGCGTACACGGTGCCCAGCCGGGGATGCGGCACCGGGCCGATGGGGGTGGTGACCCGGTACGTCTCCCGCCCGGCGAGGCCGGAGGCGAGCGCCCGGTAGCGTTTCTCGACCTCGTGCCCGCGCCAGGACCGGGACAGGGCGGACGCCGCCGCGTGCGTCCGCGCGAACAGGACCAGCCCGGAGGTGCCGCGTCCCAGGCGGTGCAGGGGGCTGGCTTCCGGAAAACGCTCGCGGACCCGGGTGAGCAGCGTGTGACTCAGGAACCCGCCGCCCGGCAGCGTGGGGAGGCCACCCGGCTTGGCGACGGCCACGAGGGCCCCGTCCACGTGGATCACGTCGAA encodes:
- a CDS encoding M16 family metallopeptidase; translated protein: MTSSPPILRETLTHTLENGLTLLLEPDPGAQTVAAGYFVATGSRDERPQELGASHFLEHLMFKGSERMSAADLNGRLDDLGGNANAFTSEEATVYHAATLPEQEGELLDTLTELMRPALRPDDIEPERGVILEEIAMYAEQPAVRAVDELHADYWGTHPLGHLVLGTPRTVGGLTREALARNHRERYGAGRVTLTVVGAFDPARVLGWAQEELGGWPAGPRPGPASLPTPRHPGTVRTVHDPSLARVQVALALPGLGTAHPLREAAVVLSELVGGENSLLHWALLDTGLADGADLAHLEYRDCGTFEGGFSCDPERAQTVLDRYRAVLTGAGESVTDAAVRRAARKLAVGTLLRAETPQGRLFTLGMEYLALGRPVGTAELVDRFARVTAADVRAVLEACPLTSPTVVALGPVEGLR
- a CDS encoding M16 family metallopeptidase — encoded protein: MTTVTAPGAHVWTLEGGLRVAFERRRGPGFAFDLRLPVGSAHDPVGREGSAGVLEEWLYKGAGGRDARALQDALDDLGVRRGGGVGPEATRVGMSGLAADLPGALSLTADLLLRPELPEDELPVLVDLARQDLEGLEDSPPDRLAVEARRVAFPRPPESPFAGFAHPASGTPQGLAKLGAAGLRAFLGRYGTRGSVLGLVADAEPGEVRALVERTFAGWRPGDDGGVSARFRSGVSAHLPDADAEQTHLSVTAPGVAPRDPHWLAWQVALTALSGGSASRLFQAVREERGLAYSVSASPVVLGGQGFLAAYAGSTPARAPETLEVLLAELARLPEGLTEAEFGRARAGLTASVVFGAESARARATSLTRDVAVFGRVRSVTELRTQLAALTLSGVNAFLAGYRPAEAATVVSLGPQEPRL
- a CDS encoding RluA family pseudouridine synthase; this encodes MTLNGGHTYREQLGPRADGLSVLAYLTRQYGHSTAAEWRARLEGGEVRLDGATVGRADERVRAGQVLEWRRPPWEEEDVPLAFDVIHVDGALVAVAKPGGLPTLPGGGFLSHTLLTRVRERFPEASPLHRLGRGTSGLVLFARTHAAASALSRSWRGHEVEKRYRALASGLAGRETYRVTTPIGPVPHPRLGTVYAASPAGKPSRSDARVLERREGATLFEVDIHTGRPHQIRIHLASVGHPLVGDPLYGPGGGVLPDLPGLPGDGGYLLHAERLSFIHPLTGERLTLHAPPPPELRMGEERLAP